The following DNA comes from Puniceicoccaceae bacterium.
CCCGGTTGCAATCGATCAAGCACGACTTGCCAGCGGCCCTCCGTTCGAAAGCTGCGGGAACTGCGCCCATTGACCGCATGGTTTTCAAAACGAACATTCGCTGCCACGCGCGTTTTAAGGGCCTGACACCAGCCTCGCTCGGGATTGCCCGCATCGATGGGTTTATCCGCCATGGTTGAATCGCCGATGGAAAATACTGTCAGCACGTGTTCAGTTGAAGCAAACGAGAGCATTGCCAACAGGAAATGCGCTGCGAGGGTGACAAGCCAGCGATAGAGTTGCATGGGGGTGAATCTGGACTCAAAAATGGGGTGAACCGGAGCCATCAAAACCTGAAACCCCTTTGATTCCAAGTGTGATTGTCAGGTGAATTTTCGGACAGTCATGACAGGGATCGCACCACTGCTTTCAACACTTCGACAGAATGATGGGCCAGGCGCGGCAGGTTGGTCGCAAAATCCAGCTGGGCACTTCCGTCCGCACGATCCGAAATGATGCGGACAATCAAAAATGGAATGTTGTTGACCGTGCAGACCTGAGCGACAGCCGCGCCTTCCATATCCACCGCATCGAGTCCCAAATCGGGCAAGTGCGAACGGTCTGTGATGAACTGGTCACCAGTTCCGATGCACCCGGTACGCATGCGAACTCCCGATAACTCGACCCCAAGCGCTGCTTGCACGCATTGAGGATCACTTTCGAAATAACGAAAATCGGTAAACGGGATGTGCCCACGTTCAAACCCCAGTGCCCGCACATCAAGGTCGTGATGAACGAGACGTTCTGCGATCAGCAGATCTCCCGGATCCAGATCAGCTGCTACTGCACCTGCAACTCCGGTGAACAAGACAGCTCGCACGTTGCAACGGTCGAGCAGGTGCTGCGTGATCAGGCTCGCAAAGACCTTTCCGATACCAGACTTGCACACGACCACTGGTGTCTGGTAGAGCTGTCCCCAATGCAGGGCAAATCCATTCCACACTTCCGTCGATTCCAGCTCCACACAGGCGAGGCATTCGCGAATTTCTTCCTCCATCGCACCCAGGATGAGCACTCGGGTTTCAGTCGATCGCGATAGCTTGGGATTCATGGTTGAGCAACCAACAAGCGTCAGTTTCCACT
Coding sequences within:
- a CDS encoding 5'-methylthioadenosine/adenosylhomocysteine nucleosidase; the protein is MNPKLSRSTETRVLILGAMEEEIRECLACVELESTEVWNGFALHWGQLYQTPVVVCKSGIGKVFASLITQHLLDRCNVRAVLFTGVAGAVAADLDPGDLLIAERLVHHDLDVRALGFERGHIPFTDFRYFESDPQCVQAALGVELSGVRMRTGCIGTGDQFITDRSHLPDLGLDAVDMEGAAVAQVCTVNNIPFLIVRIISDRADGSAQLDFATNLPRLAHHSVEVLKAVVRSLS